From one Veillonellales bacterium genomic stretch:
- a CDS encoding nitrilase-related carbon-nitrogen hydrolase, whose product MAVFILCIYSLRKSMFLTFVVGFVSYMLGAANPHAVLPIFMYWPFITLNAIAVASVLVVFRLIADKWKGWNTSVIFASGLTAQEFIFSLFSPHGTVSSIAYTQISNLPIIQIASITGIWGITFLIAITAANIALFYRYSQNRRIKANLIPISLLIATVLFGFYRLNMPFEGERLKIGIAAISTNLEQYLAVSANKDKQQVDQSIEQYIQKVDLLAQSGAEVVLLPEKIINLEDHDENLRYFSDMVRKNKINLILGVTSKDGSKLYNSAYIFSHVGEVFFQYNKKHLQPTYESRYTPGNSLGVMNKWGVEICKDMDFIQPSLEYSQQEVNIVFVPALDFHDDSWSHARVAIMRGVEGDFAVARAGQWGLLTLSDSRGRILKNVSCDIAQDKADIMGEVSLGKGNSIYSKIGCSFGWMCVLSFIILSTVLLFVKPTKN is encoded by the coding sequence ATTGCAGTATTTATACTCTGTATATATTCATTAAGAAAATCAATGTTTTTAACGTTTGTTGTTGGATTTGTTTCGTATATGTTGGGGGCGGCGAATCCCCATGCCGTACTTCCTATATTTATGTACTGGCCGTTTATTACTCTTAATGCAATTGCAGTTGCAAGTGTACTTGTTGTTTTTCGCCTTATTGCGGATAAATGGAAAGGGTGGAATACGAGTGTTATTTTTGCAAGTGGCTTAACTGCGCAAGAATTTATTTTCTCCTTATTCTCTCCACATGGGACGGTAAGTAGTATTGCTTATACGCAAATATCTAACTTGCCAATTATCCAAATTGCTTCTATCACAGGTATTTGGGGTATTACTTTTTTGATAGCCATTACTGCTGCAAATATAGCCCTATTTTATCGTTACTCGCAAAATCGCAGAATAAAAGCAAATTTGATTCCAATAAGTCTATTGATAGCTACAGTCTTATTTGGATTTTACCGTTTGAATATGCCATTCGAGGGAGAAAGACTGAAGATTGGGATTGCTGCTATATCTACTAATTTAGAACAATATTTAGCGGTATCAGCAAACAAGGATAAACAGCAAGTTGACCAATCTATTGAACAGTATATTCAAAAAGTTGATTTGCTTGCGCAGTCTGGGGCTGAAGTTGTTTTGCTACCGGAAAAAATTATTAATTTAGAAGATCACGATGAAAATTTAAGATACTTTAGTGATATGGTAAGGAAGAATAAAATTAATTTAATTTTAGGAGTAACTAGTAAAGATGGTAGTAAATTATATAATTCTGCTTACATTTTTTCTCATGTAGGAGAAGTATTTTTTCAATATAATAAAAAACATCTTCAACCTACTTATGAAAGTAGGTATACTCCAGGGAATTCATTGGGAGTTATGAACAAATGGGGCGTTGAAATTTGCAAAGATATGGATTTTATTCAGCCATCATTAGAGTATAGTCAACAGGAAGTAAATATTGTTTTCGTTCCTGCTCTGGATTTCCATGATGATAGTTGGAGCCATGCACGTGTTGCAATAATGCGTGGAGTTGAGGGGGATTTTGCAGTAGCTCGAGCCGGACAGTGGGGATTATTAACGCTAAGCGATAGTAGAGGTCGTATTCTAAAAAACGTATCTTGTGATATAGCACAAGATAAAGCAGATATCATGGGAGAAGTATCGCTAGGGAAAGGAAATTCAATTTACAGTAAAATTGGTTGCAGTTTTGGATGGATGTGCGTACTAAGTTTTATTATATTAAGTACTGTATTATTGTTTGTAAAACCTACTAAAAATTAA
- a CDS encoding Mu transposase C-terminal domain-containing protein, with protein MNIIEDTLRDAILTYGKPESIYVDNGKQYRSTWLQKACAKLGIKLLHAKPYHPEGKGKIEAFNRRLDSFLAEIALQKPNSLEELNHCLAVWLQEKYHKDSHAGLSGVSPETAYLTDKRPLSFPDIEACREAFLHTETREVDKTGCISFNGQKYEVGLKLVGRKIEVFYDATWKDEIEIHHKDFPIFKAKRLQIGENCGQTELFSAEAQPVKAKNSRMLTGLEHQAAKTYTPAPIATSFRNMAKELNAHV; from the coding sequence GTGAATATCATCGAGGATACGCTGCGTGACGCCATTCTTACCTATGGAAAACCCGAGTCCATCTATGTGGACAACGGCAAACAGTATCGGAGCACCTGGCTCCAGAAAGCTTGTGCCAAACTCGGCATTAAGCTTTTGCATGCAAAACCGTACCATCCTGAGGGAAAAGGCAAAATTGAAGCATTTAACCGCAGGTTGGATTCTTTTTTGGCAGAGATTGCCCTGCAAAAGCCGAACAGTCTGGAAGAACTCAATCACTGCCTTGCTGTATGGCTCCAAGAAAAATACCATAAGGATTCGCATGCGGGCCTTTCCGGCGTTTCTCCTGAAACCGCCTATCTTACAGATAAGCGCCCGCTTTCATTCCCAGACATCGAGGCTTGCCGCGAAGCGTTCCTGCATACGGAAACCCGCGAGGTAGATAAGACGGGCTGCATCAGCTTTAATGGACAGAAATATGAAGTTGGCCTGAAGCTGGTCGGTCGTAAAATCGAGGTCTTCTACGATGCAACTTGGAAAGATGAAATTGAAATCCATCACAAAGATTTCCCCATCTTCAAGGCTAAACGTCTACAAATTGGTGAAAATTGCGGCCAGACAGAGCTGTTTTCAGCAGAAGCACAACCTGTCAAAGCAAAGAATTCGCGGATGCTCACAGGCTTAGAGCATCAGGCAGCTAAGACATATACACCCGCGCCTATAGCTACAAGCTTCCGGAATATGGCGAAGGAGCTGAATGCACATGTATGA
- a CDS encoding AAA family ATPase → MYEGFFSMKHTPFTNHIPTSSLYLSDAVREGLGRLCYAADQQLFAVVTAEVGCGKTTLIRRLSDSLNPEKYLVLYLSDSQLTPRWFYNGLLQQLGAEPKFYRGDAKLSLHQQLEYIRQAKHKKVVTIVDEAHLLKRETLEEVRFMLNYQMDSLNPMALILVGQNELWDKLNLQAYAAVRQRIDLKCELPAFDRSQTETYVQAHLAYAEGSEEIFTDKALDEIYNYSAGSARAINKVCTHSLLSAAQRNKKLIDDHMVHMVIESELP, encoded by the coding sequence ATGTATGAAGGATTCTTTTCGATGAAGCATACGCCATTCACGAACCACATTCCTACGAGCAGCCTTTATCTTTCCGATGCAGTCAGAGAAGGGCTTGGCCGTCTCTGCTATGCGGCAGATCAGCAGCTCTTTGCCGTAGTAACGGCTGAAGTCGGCTGCGGCAAGACTACGCTCATCCGGAGACTCTCAGACAGTCTTAACCCGGAAAAATATCTGGTGCTGTACCTTTCGGATTCGCAGCTTACACCGCGCTGGTTCTACAATGGTTTGCTGCAGCAGCTGGGAGCAGAACCAAAATTCTATCGCGGTGATGCCAAGCTCAGTCTGCATCAGCAGCTTGAATATATCCGGCAAGCCAAACACAAGAAGGTGGTCACCATCGTCGATGAAGCGCATCTCCTAAAGCGCGAGACACTGGAAGAGGTACGGTTCATGCTGAACTACCAGATGGATTCTCTGAATCCAATGGCACTCATTCTCGTAGGCCAGAACGAGCTTTGGGATAAACTAAACCTGCAAGCTTATGCTGCGGTCCGCCAACGCATTGACCTGAAATGTGAACTGCCGGCCTTTGACCGGTCACAGACCGAAACCTATGTACAGGCGCATCTGGCTTACGCTGAAGGCAGCGAGGAAATCTTTACGGATAAAGCGCTGGATGAAATCTACAATTATTCAGCTGGATCCGCCAGAGCTATCAATAAGGTCTGTACCCATAGTCTATTGAGTGCGGCGCAGCGAAACAAAAAGCTTATTGATGACCACATGGTTCATATGGTCATTGAAAGCGAGCTCCCATAA
- a CDS encoding SIR2 family protein, producing the protein MKICNFDEVKNDIIEHLREHRLIPVLGAGFSANSSAVNGKVPSGSDLKEYMIQQVSNKINLTDDKIWDNKTFSQVATYYHSKIDKPEQKKYVRNNFTHVKLCELKCDFLDIDWIYLYTLNFDDAIEECSRYKYVIYSNRDVDFNSLSDEKCVIKLHGDAKTFISYNDDNSQIFDLQQYAKSLKKNISLLKKLEHDFKYNNLVFIGCSLDNEFDIASLEICNDIHVDIHNSEKTSKYYLAITEPDPLKKIDLEQYGITHIVLFDSYNEIYRSIIDAFEISKKIPKEDIDIYKNLPIKKYTSSDYEINAPFLFEGKPILDIESKEIVLPYFFITRTITEKISKNLDKNTIHVVYGARVSGKSYLLAALVQNIRDRNVYYFDSRNEISHEVLKVLFKKENVLLIFDTNSIDKDSIFDLLNRQNDVHVKKNNIVIAVNTSDKDIVSAVNKNERNRDIIGYPLSSKFSTTEINEINKLMSQAGLPNYNIQHTIIDNIIEMAKTFSLEKNYFTQLTPNMKTVNDFVILILFAINEKLSTSTLMNFDMTESCFEQMKKTTPLITEEHTLYFERNIENSSYKKYVINAKYWLYRQLGSYVREKDHYKTIIDAYKYIISIILKQNKKRAYSLIMDYIKIDIINEIFSSEKKGQLTLAKAIYEGLSSLLSENPHFFHQRAKCHWLQSFSSSSIDELITGLRYANIAKHNFLIEYEHRKNEKIEISLEHVNFTIALIYSRINIIIGLDNIEAMQKAISAIYEAIKGQYNRSDFLEIKQKRSSKKNDIQIILESAMKNASALDNKSKQNLEEVIRELNYI; encoded by the coding sequence GTGAAAATTTGTAATTTTGATGAAGTGAAAAATGATATAATAGAACATCTTCGGGAGCATAGGCTTATTCCGGTTCTAGGAGCTGGTTTTTCAGCAAATAGTAGTGCCGTAAATGGTAAAGTTCCATCTGGGTCGGATTTGAAAGAATATATGATTCAACAAGTTTCAAATAAAATAAATCTGACAGATGATAAAATATGGGATAATAAAACCTTCTCGCAGGTTGCAACATATTATCATAGTAAGATAGATAAGCCAGAACAAAAAAAGTATGTTAGAAATAATTTCACGCACGTAAAATTATGTGAACTAAAATGTGATTTCTTAGATATAGATTGGATATATTTATATACTTTAAATTTTGATGATGCGATAGAAGAATGTAGTCGTTATAAGTATGTAATTTATTCGAATAGAGATGTGGACTTTAACTCCTTATCAGACGAAAAATGCGTTATAAAATTACATGGCGATGCTAAAACTTTTATATCTTATAATGATGATAATAGTCAGATTTTTGATTTACAGCAATATGCAAAAAGTCTCAAAAAAAATATAAGTCTACTTAAAAAACTAGAACATGATTTTAAGTATAATAATTTGGTGTTTATTGGATGCAGTTTAGATAATGAATTTGACATAGCGTCATTAGAAATATGTAATGATATACATGTTGATATACATAATAGTGAAAAGACATCAAAATATTATTTAGCAATAACTGAACCAGATCCTTTAAAGAAAATTGACTTAGAACAATACGGAATTACTCATATAGTTTTGTTTGATTCTTATAATGAAATATACAGGTCTATCATTGACGCATTTGAAATTTCGAAAAAGATACCAAAAGAAGATATTGATATTTATAAAAATTTACCTATAAAAAAATACACTTCATCAGATTATGAAATTAACGCACCTTTTTTATTTGAAGGAAAACCTATATTAGATATTGAAAGTAAAGAAATTGTTTTGCCATATTTTTTTATTACGAGAACTATTACTGAAAAAATTTCAAAAAATCTAGATAAGAACACTATCCATGTTGTATATGGGGCAAGAGTTTCTGGTAAAAGTTATTTGCTTGCAGCATTGGTTCAAAATATTAGAGATAGAAATGTTTACTATTTTGATAGTAGAAATGAAATTTCTCATGAAGTTTTAAAGGTTCTTTTTAAAAAAGAGAATGTTTTATTGATTTTTGACACTAATTCAATTGATAAGGATAGTATTTTTGATTTATTGAATAGGCAAAATGACGTTCATGTAAAGAAAAATAATATTGTAATTGCCGTTAATACATCTGATAAGGATATTGTATCAGCAGTCAATAAAAATGAACGAAATAGAGATATTATTGGATATCCGTTGAGTTCAAAATTTTCAACGACAGAGATTAACGAGATTAATAAATTGATGTCACAAGCGGGACTTCCAAACTATAATATTCAACATACTATTATTGACAATATTATAGAAATGGCGAAAACTTTTTCTTTAGAAAAAAATTATTTTACACAATTAACTCCCAATATGAAAACAGTTAATGATTTTGTTATACTAATTTTGTTTGCTATTAACGAGAAATTATCTACATCAACTCTTATGAATTTTGATATGACAGAGTCGTGTTTTGAGCAGATGAAAAAAACTACTCCTCTTATTACAGAAGAACATACTCTCTATTTTGAGCGAAATATAGAAAATTCATCATATAAAAAATATGTTATTAATGCCAAGTATTGGCTATATAGGCAACTTGGAAGTTATGTTAGAGAGAAAGATCATTATAAAACTATTATTGATGCATACAAATATATTATTTCTATTATTTTAAAGCAAAATAAAAAAAGAGCATATTCTTTAATTATGGATTATATTAAAATTGATATCATTAATGAAATTTTTTCAAGTGAAAAAAAGGGGCAATTAACTTTAGCTAAAGCGATTTATGAAGGATTAAGTTCACTTCTTTCAGAAAACCCTCATTTCTTTCACCAAAGAGCAAAATGTCATTGGTTACAAAGTTTTAGTAGCTCATCTATAGATGAACTAATAACTGGGTTAAGATACGCTAACATAGCAAAGCATAACTTTTTGATTGAATATGAGCACCGAAAAAATGAAAAAATTGAGATATCTTTAGAGCATGTTAATTTTACCATTGCACTAATTTATTCTCGTATAAATATAATAATTGGACTGGATAATATCGAAGCCATGCAGAAAGCAATTTCAGCAATATATGAGGCAATCAAGGGGCAATATAATCGAAGTGATTTCCTTGAAATAAAACAAAAGAGATCATCAAAGAAAAATGATATTCAAATTATACTTGAAAGTGCTATGAAAAATGCAAGTGCTTTAGATAATAAGTCTAAGCAAAATTTAGAAGAGGTTATTCGTGAATTGAATTATATATGA
- a CDS encoding GTPase — translation MNKLYAIIGPPASGKTTIVKRLFEHYSIPALVSHTTRLPQKNEENGKDYYFVSKADFATIQHVEKANYSGDFYGLSKNEVLNKIRLYPVSVVDIDVTGYNQLKRLLSERLESIYILVNKDEIVSRCLAQGKSAENIKRLIEYAEAKGEFNNWQIADHVVKNTGSFEVTLRQIAAILDLANLSHNT, via the coding sequence ATGAATAAGTTGTATGCAATTATTGGTCCGCCGGCATCAGGTAAGACGACAATCGTGAAACGGCTTTTTGAACATTATAGTATTCCTGCGCTAGTAAGTCATACTACGCGTCTCCCCCAAAAAAATGAAGAAAATGGGAAAGACTATTACTTTGTCAGCAAGGCTGATTTTGCCACAATACAACATGTTGAGAAAGCCAATTATTCTGGCGATTTCTACGGACTTAGCAAAAATGAGGTTCTCAACAAAATTAGATTATATCCTGTTTCGGTTGTAGATATTGATGTGACTGGCTATAATCAGTTAAAAAGGTTACTGAGTGAGCGCTTGGAGTCCATCTATATTTTGGTTAACAAGGACGAGATTGTCAGTCGCTGTTTAGCTCAAGGGAAAAGCGCAGAGAATATTAAGAGGTTGATTGAATATGCGGAAGCTAAGGGCGAGTTTAACAACTGGCAGATTGCTGATCATGTGGTGAAAAATACTGGTTCTTTTGAAGTTACACTACGCCAGATTGCCGCTATATTGGATTTGGCGAATTTAAGTCATAATACCTAA
- a CDS encoding GHKL domain-containing protein yields the protein MSEFSLMLFHVGRAVFAISNIWLMYSFLTSKRPWWFQIIAFVGTVAAHLFLRHLLTPMGLDPYLIGYILALLYLVPVALVFKETIHTKFFIVFMVVCFSHFNYIFCLFLEQLLFGHTVSILILPGQLLELAAIPLIRRYITPHIKTMLEILDQQNRIFIWFPFLSYLLFAYYGIQRQYLLSVFIPLVLSTIIIFIAYYLIAIAIAQTKCHQQLEQQLALQRDHYRNLNDSIQETRVIRHDMRHHLVMLLEFLGKNDAAAAQEYLNKLCNFYDDSSLPTVCRNQLADALVCHYLKLAKQKEINFVTNLYIPDDPGIHDLDLCVIIGNCLENAFEACCKLSDAKLRFIDIKATINKGYLVITIANSFNGLSNQQGDHADSSKEGTEHGIGLNSVKTLAAKYQGNCSVSVEEHVFTVFISLKIPERTGGVVKYATYSGVR from the coding sequence ATGTCAGAGTTTTCACTGATGTTATTTCATGTAGGCAGAGCTGTCTTTGCAATATCGAATATTTGGTTAATGTATTCCTTCTTAACCTCCAAGCGGCCTTGGTGGTTTCAGATAATAGCCTTTGTTGGTACAGTGGCAGCGCACCTCTTTTTGCGACACCTTTTAACGCCAATGGGGCTCGACCCTTATTTGATTGGTTATATCCTGGCGTTATTGTATTTAGTCCCTGTTGCCCTGGTTTTCAAGGAAACAATTCATACTAAATTTTTTATTGTGTTTATGGTTGTTTGTTTTTCTCATTTTAATTATATTTTTTGTTTGTTTTTAGAGCAATTACTATTTGGCCATACGGTAAGTATTTTGATTTTGCCAGGTCAACTCTTAGAACTAGCCGCTATACCATTAATAAGAAGATATATAACGCCCCATATTAAAACTATGCTTGAAATTCTTGATCAGCAAAATCGTATTTTTATATGGTTTCCCTTTTTATCTTATCTGTTATTCGCTTATTATGGTATACAAAGACAGTATTTGTTGTCTGTTTTTATTCCGCTGGTATTATCAACTATAATTATTTTTATCGCATATTACTTAATCGCCATAGCCATTGCGCAGACGAAGTGTCATCAACAGCTTGAACAGCAATTGGCTTTGCAGCGTGATCACTATCGCAATCTGAATGACAGTATTCAGGAGACAAGAGTAATCCGCCACGATATGCGCCACCATTTAGTGATGCTTTTAGAATTTTTGGGTAAAAATGATGCTGCTGCTGCCCAAGAATATTTGAACAAGCTTTGTAATTTCTACGATGACAGTTCTCTCCCTACAGTGTGCCGCAACCAATTGGCCGATGCCCTTGTCTGTCATTACCTAAAGCTAGCTAAGCAAAAGGAGATCAACTTTGTCACCAACCTTTATATTCCTGACGATCCGGGGATTCATGATCTAGACCTATGCGTTATTATCGGTAACTGTTTAGAGAATGCTTTTGAGGCCTGCTGCAAGCTAAGTGACGCCAAGTTGCGTTTCATAGACATAAAGGCCACGATAAACAAAGGGTATCTAGTCATTACCATTGCCAATTCCTTTAATGGTCTTAGTAATCAGCAAGGGGATCATGCTGATTCTTCTAAAGAGGGTACGGAGCACGGAATCGGACTTAATAGTGTGAAAACACTGGCTGCCAAATATCAGGGAAATTGTTCGGTTTCGGTGGAAGAGCATGTCTTTACAGTATTTATTTCCTTAAAAATCCCGGAAAGAACCGGGGGTGTGGTGAAATATGCTACTTATAGCGGTGTGCGATGA
- a CDS encoding IS256 family transposase, whose translation MGLLTKEQIRELIKERNMKTTSDISAMLKDLFSETMQEMLESEMDTTLGYGKNENSAKQTDNRRNGHSKKTVVSEYGDTELLIPRDREGEHEPLIVKKHQKNLTGIEEQIIALYSKGMTVRDIQDHLNQLYGITVSPTLISNVTNKLMSLIKEWQSRPLEKTYAVVFLDAIHYKVRQEGAIVNKASYMVIGIDLDGRKDVLGMWIGEHETSKFWLVVLNELKNRGVQDILICCVDNLKGFNEAIGACFPEAEIQKCIVHQIRNSIRYVSYKDVKKVLADLKPVYTAASEPLALEALENFEALWGNKYPLIVNSWRSNWPELSTFFKYPPEIRKIIYTTNMIESYHRQLRKVTKGKSVFPNDESLQKMLYLATMDVLRKWTGRVQNWGQMLLQLSVFFPDKVKSALS comes from the coding sequence ATGGGACTATTAACGAAAGAACAAATTCGGGAACTCATTAAAGAGCGAAACATGAAGACAACCAGCGATATTTCGGCAATGCTCAAGGATCTATTTAGTGAAACGATGCAGGAAATGCTGGAATCTGAAATGGATACGACGCTAGGATATGGGAAAAATGAGAATTCTGCCAAGCAAACCGACAATCGCCGCAACGGCCATAGCAAGAAGACTGTAGTCAGCGAATATGGCGACACCGAATTGCTCATTCCTCGCGATCGCGAAGGCGAACATGAGCCTCTAATCGTAAAAAAGCATCAGAAAAATTTGACTGGCATTGAAGAACAAATTATTGCCCTATACAGCAAGGGTATGACAGTCAGAGATATTCAAGATCACCTAAATCAACTATATGGCATTACCGTATCGCCGACTTTGATCTCCAACGTAACCAATAAGCTCATGTCCTTGATAAAGGAATGGCAAAGTCGGCCATTGGAAAAGACCTATGCCGTCGTCTTTTTGGATGCGATTCATTACAAAGTGCGTCAAGAAGGCGCCATTGTAAACAAGGCCTCCTACATGGTTATTGGTATTGATTTAGACGGACGTAAAGACGTTTTGGGGATGTGGATTGGTGAACATGAAACCTCCAAGTTTTGGCTAGTCGTATTAAATGAGTTGAAAAATCGCGGCGTACAGGATATTCTGATTTGTTGCGTTGACAACCTGAAAGGATTTAACGAAGCTATTGGAGCTTGTTTTCCTGAAGCCGAGATTCAAAAATGCATTGTTCATCAAATTCGTAATTCTATTCGTTATGTATCCTACAAGGATGTGAAGAAAGTACTGGCCGATTTAAAGCCGGTCTATACGGCGGCATCGGAGCCGCTGGCGCTAGAAGCCTTGGAAAACTTCGAAGCGCTATGGGGCAATAAATACCCTTTGATCGTTAATTCCTGGCGGTCCAATTGGCCGGAGCTATCAACTTTTTTCAAATACCCGCCAGAAATTCGAAAGATTATTTATACAACCAATATGATTGAAAGCTATCACCGGCAGCTTCGGAAAGTGACGAAGGGAAAAAGCGTTTTTCCTAATGACGAATCACTGCAGAAGATGCTCTATCTAGCTACTATGGACGTTCTAAGAAAATGGACAGGCCGGGTTCAAAATTGGGGACAAATGCTGCTGCAATTATCCGTCTTTTTCCCCGATAAAGTAAAATCTGCTTTATCTTAA